CACTAGCATTGGATTTTCATATCCaaaaattttatgtaaaatgtgGCATGTCAAGGTGCAGCACTTATCCTCGTGCAACTAAACCGGGAAAACGACATCCAACATCGGTTGTTCACCATTATCATTTGTGCAGAATCGTGACCTGTATCTGTATGAATGTATTATCATAATCATTAGATTGCGATTTGATTTTCTGAATTATTATATTAGTTGAAGCTGTCTTGTTGAATTACTTTTGTAGTAAATTAACCTGATGAACTATTCAAAATTTTCCAATTAACTCTTCACCGTCATatttgttgaaatttcattCTTTGCAGTCAAATACTGCCAAGTGATCAGCATGTGATTCACACTTGACAGGTAAATTCGTGCTGGTGATGATAAAGTGGATGAAGCTCATCGAATATGGCGGTGAATGATTAATTAACTGATTCAAATAGTTTAAGGAGAGGTTGTTTACCaataaaataagagaaatgCCAACAACACTCTTAAATTGGGACCCTTAATTCCCGTGCCAaccttataaaatattgtgtaaaAAACATAAAGTGAGTCCTATAGTGAGTCCTATACAGTAAGGAGAGTTCATGTTGCGTGACTTTCTCTTATATGAGTCTATTTTCTCTGACTTGACACACCTTTACCTACTTGACTCAGTAGTTAGAGCATTTCTTTCATATGACGAGAGTCATTGGTTCAAAACAAATAGTAGTTCATAAAGACTCAGACAGTTtcacttttgagagagtttTCTTAACTTTTCTCAAAAAATAGTTCAGAGATaaatttgaattgaaataatagttgaGAAAGTCATAAGTTTACTcaattattaatcaatgatcAACCAAATGCCTTGGCACCACGTGTATGGCTTATGTAGATGCGATCCGTTGTAGTATGCCCTACCACCCAAGACGATTGAATTCATCTCAAGCCAACATAATTTTCAGTACTGTCCATTTTCGTACTGACGAGTAAATGTTCTTATTAGCTAGGCTAGGCAAAAATAAACTCCTcacctaaaaaataaaaacagataAGTTTAACTACAATCCAAAAATTGTTGTCACAGTATTCTAAACTAATCGATCGTTGTCATGTGTAAAAAGTTGAAACAAGTAGCAATATTGGAGTAATTTGGGTTGGGCTACGAACAATGCCACTATAACACTGCCAGTACTTAAACTCTACATAGTTCATATTTTGAAATCCGTCATGTGGGTTTAGCAAGTCAATTTCATATGAGCACTAACTATAATTAGGATGCAATTGTGTCATTATCCCAAGCCTATCGAGCATCGTTAGAAAATGTTAAAATACAAAACAACGTTTAATTGATTTAGCACACTGTCATTGTGACGTCCAATGGGTACTAGTACTAATCCTctgaaaggaaaaacaaataatagGGAAAGGGCACCAATTTAATCGAACTGTTGGATGTTCCAACTGGAAGAAATGGAACATCCCAATGCTACATTAACACAGTACACAGAGGGAGCAAGGTAAACTGCTTAATTGTACATTCTACAAATTTTTACAACAAACTCTGGAAAATTGCTACTGCCTCAATCATCCGAGCTATATTCGCTCGATTCAGGAAGAACGGCAACGGCAGCGCAGCAAAACAACTCTTTATCCTTCAGGAGAAGACAGCTTCCATCTGAATTCCATTTTAGATCAACTATGCTAAACTGTGGTTGCGGCGGGATACTCACACAGTAGGCACCACCAGGAGTCCACATGTACAGATGAGAACTTCCCGTGCAAACAACAAGACGAGTGCACGTAGGATCCCAAACTGCTGCACGAATAGGATCTTTCTGCACCAAGATAGCAGCGAGTTCAAGATGGCGTATGTCCCATATCCAGAGAATGCTTGGCATGCTATCATTGCGGGTACAGATATATTGGCTATTGTTGCTCCATGACATTAGACCTGCAGCAAAACCTCATACAATGAAATCCTGAACAATTTTGAGGCACCACCAAAGGATACTACGACCATTATTCAAACAAAATCCCTCACTAATACATGGAAAGTGATATTATACAGTGTACCAAACCCCGTTCATCATTGGAAGAAATTTGCTGCCCATAAGGCTGATAGTACCCCCCACATCAACATCATCCAACCTCCAACCGGTTAAAATAATTCAATGGGATAAAAATATCGTTACGTGAAATCAATGAATAAAGGCAGCTGACACCGCTACCAAGGGATTCTGTCACATCTGATGACCTCAGTTGAGGACATTGAATGTTATCTGATAGCTAGGTCGTCTAAGTGCATCTTCTCTTATCTAATGTAAAGTGGCTAGAACATAAACCAGTTTGATTGTCTTCATGTTTGACTGTTTACAAACTTTGTATTCATTTGCAACAGAGTACAAGAGGGAGCAAGGGCTTACCAATTCCTTGTTTGGGGTTAGGCTTGTCTACAGGAGGCTTCTGAAAAGGCAAACTGATGGGCATTTCTGTAACTTCGTATCTGACTCTGATGTGTCCTTCGGAAGCATCTacttgaaatgaaacaaaaatcaCGGAGGGAACAGAAAAGGGGATCAAATCAAATAAGTCTTGCATGTTAACAGAAGGATCCGTGATTCCCTGGCCAAAATGGGTAATTTATCTATCATGAAAAACACGGGCCACTGTGCTACACTCAAGAAGAAAGTAGAAGGCTAGTGCATGCAGACAAATAGTACAGCACATTATTTTCGTACTCTGATCACCTTTTATAAGTTAAAAGGAACCGTACCAACATGGCAACATCATGCTTACCATTATTGCCTTCTGCAAAATCATCACTTATACTTAGCTCAGACATATCAAGTAGCAGTGGCTCATCTACTTCCTGGCATTTAGACATTAAGGGGGTGAGAAATCTTCCAATAAACTAAAAGAACATGATATCTGCCTATCTCAAATATTAACAAGCAATAACCTTAAACACGGCAGCACAGCAGGGAGCACGGACAGTAGATAGATGCATAAATTCAGCAAAAGTCTTCCAAGTCAAGTGATTCAAAACCCGCAACATCTGGTCATAACTACCCACTGCTAGAAACTGGCCACATGGAGACCATGAAACACTTTTTACGCCCAATGCACTTTCGTATGCTTGATACTTATATAGGCACCTCCCATCCGGCGAGTATATTAGAACCTGTATCAAACCACACCATGAGCTTTTTCAAACTAAACCATGATATAACTACTGCAAATCTTTGTGCCTCAACAAAGACAAAAGAAATCAAGTTCTAACCTTATAGTCTAGAGGCGAATCCCATATCACAATTGCACTGTCATCTGGTGACCATTCAATATCGGCCAAGTCCAATGTGTCCACAGCAAATACACCCATTATTTCCCATGTATGACAGGATAGAAGATTAATATAGTCCTTGCAGTCACGCCTTGTGCAAATTGCAGCAAATTGCCCATCTTTGGTAAAAGAAACTCCCTTGGAAGGATGCTTTGGCCATTGCACATGTACACATGCTGTGTTTAACAGCGACCAAACTGTTAACCGCAGTTGGAAGTCTGATGTGGTAAGTATGTGACGGCTATCTGGGCTCCACCTAGCATAGGCAATACCGGCAGGACCTTCATCTATTTTGCATGTCCATTCAGGTTGGGCTAGTGACCATGCTTGTATCATTGGTCTTTTATATAGACCACAAAGAATGTATTCAGAATCAAGAGCCCATTCGAtatagcttatcttatccaaacatgAAAACAACTGCACAACCTGCATTAGAAATGACATATAATTATAAATCAGACAACTTACTTTCTAGATAAACGAAATGGAGTTCAGTAATTCAAATTTGAAGTCAGAAATATATTGTTGCAAAAAAAGCCATATGCTTTGGAAGAAGCTTGTACAGTTTGGGAAGGGGTTTTGATTGATCAAAAAGAAGAATCTACTTCAACCGATTTGAGCGAGCGGTCTTTCTCCCAACGAAATACAGCACTGCATGTGAAGAATGCAGAAACCTGTTTCAACCATTTTTCGCTACTGCttgtgttgatagatgaaactcgggaaggagtaaatgcaaagcttaacctttggagagaagtgtcggaatctaaaggtctttgcctaagccgatcaacaacaacaaagccttttcccactaagtggggtcagctataatatatggagtgcaaattcagtgcaaatggaggccaaaatgagttaacGGTGAGGATCGGaaatcaggaagtaccaaagagcgaccgctttcgctacctaggatctatcttgcaaaagaacggagaattagatggagacctcaaccatagaatacaagctggatggatgaagtggaagagtgcatccgacaTGTTCTGTGACCACCGTATGGTACTGAagctcaagagaaaattttataggacggcaataaggccggcgatgctgtatgacacagaatgttgggaggtgaagcatcaacacctacataaaatgagtgtagcggagatgaggatgcttcgttggatgtgtaggtacacgagaaaggataagattagaaatgaggatatccaaggtaaagtaggagtagccgaaattgaaaaaaatatgagagaaaatcggttacggtggtttggacatgtgcaaaaaaggcctactgatgctctagttagaagatgcaactacgggacagaggtccagggccgaaggggtagaggaagacctaagaaaactttggaagagactctaagaaaagacttagagtacttggatctaacagaggacatgacacaaaaccgagcgcaatggcgttctaagattcatatagccgatcccacttagtgggaaaaggctttgttgttgttgttgctgctgcttgTGTTCAAACCCTTGAAGGTAAACTGTTCCTCTACAAGGTCCAAAACCTTATAACTGCTTATGAACCCTACCGTACAATTTCTTCCCACGGTAAAAGAGTAAACAGATCAGAATGGAGCATTACTCTATGGATTAGTTTACTTCAAATTACGGTTGAAATCTTCGGTCTATATAAACTCTCTATGTGTAAGAAACATGGAGATCAATATCCTCAGATTTTCAAAGTTTTTCTCTGACAAAACAATATTTCATGATTTCCACTATCGCCGTTGCACAAGCTCCTAAACACTACTTTAAGATcattcaaatttcatgaatacATAGCGGTCCAACATTTGCTTTGAATCGCATGGCGAAAAACACACACTGAGACTATTGTGATCCCTGATCAGATCATCGGCATTAAATTAAGTTCTACtgtaaatgaagaacaaaatttaacttcttttcaaatttctcagcaaccaaacagattaCAGCATACTGAAGCTACAACACTACATCTTGTTGGTCAACAGCTAAATGCAACGGCTGAGATCTACAGAAATTTAACTATGTAAATGCCAAACCCAATCGTGCCAGCTCAATTGCGCACCATATGGTTGATTTTGTAAATGCAGAGAGATAAATGATAAGTGAACAAATTAGGACATGTGGAACTTCATTTTCCTGgcattttctcggcaaccaaacagagcaGGAAATAAATTTACTAAATTCAAAAAGCAAAAGGATAATAGCAAACCTTAAAAGAAAGAGTGTCGCGAATGACGAGGCGGTAGTCGACGGCGACGGCAATGTAGCGAGCATTAGGCGAGAAGCAACAAGGACCGGTCTGCTTGTAAGCCTCTGTAAACTCCATTCACATTCAGATCAAAATTTCCGGAGCACAGCACTCCCTGCTACCTTATGTTTCAAGTGTAGGCTTTCATACAAGCTGCGAAATGAAGTATTGCGGCGGTCGCTGAGGCGGCCGTGGCGGTGGTTGCTGTTGCTGGAGATTGTTTGGTGGAGTGGGATGAGATCCGCGAATGttgggggattttggtttgaatttcgaacgaaCGATGAGAGATGGGCCGAGACTAAAATCAGTCGGCCCAAAgtggtattttaatttttttgcggGCTTTGGCGCTTGGCCAGCCCTTTATTTTGGGCAGGAAACTAGTGTCAAGGGTAAATCAGACCAGCGAGTGATCGGTTCGGctcgacacctattttcagtaATAAATTGATTAGCCGGTTTAGTTCAAATTAGGTGTTGAGCCGAAACAAACACTCATTTAGTGTGGTCTAATTTACACTTGACACCTAATTCGAACTAAACTTGCTaatcaattttattattaaaaatagaaaatagaaGTTTCATAAATGTTTAGAGCATCTTCAAAGGAGACGTcaaattcaaaacattaaatttaaatttgatgacTGACTTgacaatttgacatattatcaatattttttttctacccGATATGCCAAATTTTATTGCttcatttatgttttttataaacaaaaataataaaaattgagttattgttggtttaaaaatagtaaaataataattaaatatgcTAACATTTAATGTAAGGCAAATAGAATGCTTTTGGAAAtggcaaaaataaaatttgaaggcagcttcaaatttgacatctctttgTTCATGTCAGCTTAGCCTTCTTTTTCATGTTATCTTTGACATCTTGGCTGGAGTAAATAGTACATCATTTGTTATCGTTATATGTCTATGTGATacttttgacatctcctttggagatggccttaggtgACAAATTGAAAATAGAGGCAcaaaatttttcaatgtgctgAAAACTTGTTCGAAAAGTGTACCAGACCGTGTTCccatcacattgaaaaatttcttaATAGCCGGAGATGCGAGGATGAGGTGGCAATCTGATGCCACGTCAGAGGAGGggtttttcttaaatttattttagGGGCAGAATGGGAAGCTCAAAATTAATTGGGTAGGAAGAGCATAAATAGCGGGTGCAAATAGAAACAACGTTTTCTCTGTTCCTGCAAGTGAACGCATTAACCGCCACCATCACCCGCAAACTTTAAAACgaacaaaaaccctaaaccctccaGAGGCGCCTCCGAGAGTCAGTCACCGTCCCCAAACCAAAATCCTAAAACCTCCGGAGCCGTACGAACATTCCATACAGAACTCCATTGTCTGAGTAATCATCagcttctagagagagaaagaaaggagagagagagagacatggCGACCTCGATTGCTGCTCAGCTAGAAGCCATAAAATCCGTGATACAAGCCGACACGGAGCCGTCGGGGTCCAGCAAGAGGCCGTTCACCCGCCCTTCCATTCTCTTCGACGCCAAAGAGGCCGCCGATATCGATGTCCACACCATTTTCTCCATAGCACTCCAAGGTCACTCTTCcttttttctgtttgtttctcgAGAAAATATAAGAGGGAAAATTGCTGGTGCTCGCTATCGAAGCGAGCTAGTAATGTCTATGAATTGGCCTGTTAGTGTGCGTTTTGGATTCAATTTTTGCAGGAGTCAATGCAAGCAACTTCATTTAGAGTTCAGTTTCTATTTTTTCAGCTAAATTAGttcttaaaattcaaaattgaatATATATTTCTCTATTTTCAGGTCTGGAGGTCCTTGTAAGCGTCGATGAGCGGTTTAGAATCTATAAGAATGACTTGTTCAGCCAAAAAAGCAAAGATTTGGATAGAGAGTTGATGGGCATTGAGGACAATAATCGGATTAATGCTTCGATTAGTTCGTACTTACGGTTACTCTCAGGACACTTTGAGCTGTCATCATCAATCAAGACACTTGAGTACTTGATACGCAGATACAAGTAGGTGTTCATGTCAATTGTCTTTATTTCCCTTTTCAAATAATTTATGGGAATTTATCATCTCATGTTGTATCTGGGAATTTCAGGATTCATGTCTACAACTTTGAGGAATTAATTTTGTGTGGTTTGCCATACCATGACACCCACATTTTTGTTCGAATAGTTCAGTTGATTAACTTGAGGTTTGTAAGTTATAATTCTTCTACATTGTTCATCGTTTGCTGAAGTTAACAGAATTGACTTGATATTTCATTGTGATTCAGAAATAGTAAATGGAAATTTCTGGACGGCGTAAAAGCTTCTGGTGCACCACCACCTAGAAACGTTATAGTCCAGCAATGTATCCGTGATAAGGGGGTTTTGGAGATTTTATGCAACTATGTGAGTGTTTGCAACTCTAATTGGTTGTTTGATTACTTTATTGTCatgattatttaaaaaaaaaaaagagttcttTTTAATGATTGTTAGCCTACAGGCATCCCCATCAAAGAAGTATCGCCCGTCAAGGACCGTGATAAAATTTTGCATGGCAGTTGTCATCGAGGTTTTGGGTTCTGCTACATCTGTTGACAGTGATGTTGTGAAGAGAATCCTACCGCTCGTTGCTTCTGGACTTGAGTCAGGCACAAAAGGACATCCAGAAAACAAGGTGAGGCTCCACGAATTTTCATTTTGGAGATTTTAGCAGCTCCTGAAACCATTATGCATTTGTTAAAACTGTACCAAAAATAGAAGAAGATTATAGTATGCTTTCTAGACACATACATGGAATAGGAAAGCACAAAATGTTGAAGGATGGGATGAACTTGGATTACTTTGCCACGTTAATATCTTCCGTTCGTCTTTCTCTGGGCTGCCTCtgtggtttttgttttctttttcagcTATGAAGTTTAAATTATATATTCTTTTTGTAGGCCGGAGCCATGATGATTGTTGGTTTGCTAGCAAGTAAAGTTACATTATCTCCTAAGCTTGTGAAGAGTTTGATTAGGTCAATTGCTGAAATTGCTCGAGAGGAGGCGAAAGAGTCGGCTGATCTTCAGTTGTTTCGCTTATCACTTATGACTTTGATCAACCTTGTTCAGGTACTGCTTTGTTCTGATATGCAGTAGATTGTAGCATTATTCCTGAATTTTACTGTGTCATTTATCCCTGAATACTGGCTGATGTCTTTATAATAGATCATCCTTTTAGTTGGGTTGTGGTCAGTGTCCCTTAATCCAGTGGTCTTTCTATAACcctcttttttaattgttttaaagaaaaatgaaaatcctTCAGTTAAGAGTCATTTTATAAGAGTTACTGAATTTCCCTGATTAGTAATATGGTTTTCTgtttgtatgtatatattttcataaatttctTGTACTTATAAGTTTCCATGAATTTTTTCAGTTGCAAGCTGTGGATATGTTTCCAATCAAGACTATGGAGATTTTTATGGACATTAGGTAGTTCTTGGTTCCACTAAACTTCTGTAAAGTTTCATACCTTTCGTGTGTCTGCAATTAGTTTCATGTTCTCTAAGGTTATTTTCTACTTTCATTTTGAAGGGATATCGCTGGAATACTTTTGGGACTGTTTAACGAGTTCAATATTGATAGATTCATTTTGGTGCTTTTGGATTCTCTGGTTGATTACAGGTGAGAATCCAGTTTTGGTATTCACTTATTCTTGTAgacatttcaattctccttcCTGTTTCATTCAACTTTGATCATTTATTTGCAGTTCGTCTAATGAATCATGCCAGCTTGCCTTGATCTCGGTATTAGAGACAATTCCTTCCAAGAGTTTTGTTCAACATGTAGTTGCTAAGGTCTTATCATCCTGCTTGCAAAGTTCacagaaaataacaaattcaaCATCATCAATATCAGGTATTTTCGTTTTAagttttttattcttattttttattcatattATATCTTTACAGGCATTCTTGTTCTGCTCTCGTTTTGAAAGTTATTGTTTAATGTGCCCATTCTTATGACTGCACTTGCTTTTCTTGTCATATGATTTTGGAGCTGTTGTGTAAACATTCTTCTGCGCAAACTATCTCTAACTGTT
This region of Malus domestica chromosome 07, GDT2T_hap1 genomic DNA includes:
- the LOC103439591 gene encoding uncharacterized protein, producing the protein MEFTEAYKQTGPCCFSPNARYIAVAVDYRLVIRDTLSFKVVQLFSCLDKISYIEWALDSEYILCGLYKRPMIQAWSLAQPEWTCKIDEGPAGIAYARWSPDSRHILTTSDFQLRLTVWSLLNTACVHVQWPKHPSKGVSFTKDGQFAAICTRRDCKDYINLLSCHTWEIMGVFAVDTLDLADIEWSPDDSAIVIWDSPLDYKVLIYSPDGRCLYKYQAYESALGVKSVSWSPCGQFLAVGSYDQMLRVLNHLTWKTFAEFMHLSTVRAPCCAAVFKEVDEPLLLDMSELSISDDFAEGNNDASEGHIRVRYEVTEMPISLPFQKPPVDKPNPKQGIGLMSWSNNSQYICTRNDSMPSILWIWDIRHLELAAILVQKDPIRAAVWDPTCTRLVVCTGSSHLYMWTPGGAYCVSIPPQPQFSIVDLKWNSDGSCLLLKDKELFCCAAVAVLPESSEYSSDD